A genomic segment from Ruegeria sp. TM1040 encodes:
- a CDS encoding LysR substrate-binding domain-containing protein encodes MTELPPLNSLRAFDAAGRRLSFRAAADELGVTQGAVAQQVRQLEAHFDVVLFERVPKGLAFTPVGRSYHNRIAGVFADLRAATAELKPEPNKVLISVTPTFAAKWLIPNLPDFATAHPNIDLRIMATEKVSSFHSDGIDLAVRQGSPPFGASLDVTLLFKQSLVAVAAQKLADKGGTPLDPETLAKQPKVHDAHDLWPSYLAHLGVQDQSARHLRLSQTSLAVDAAIAGQGVALVSRFLVAHDLAAGRLVEVGEAWAPDRNDFYVLMPRTAKNNAPTTNVLTWLKSRSAKDT; translated from the coding sequence ATGACCGAACTTCCCCCGCTCAACAGTTTGCGTGCTTTTGATGCAGCAGGCCGCCGCCTCAGTTTCCGTGCAGCCGCTGATGAGTTGGGTGTCACGCAAGGGGCCGTTGCGCAGCAGGTGCGACAACTCGAAGCGCATTTTGATGTGGTCTTGTTTGAACGGGTGCCGAAGGGCCTGGCTTTTACGCCAGTCGGGCGCAGCTATCACAACCGGATTGCCGGAGTGTTCGCAGACCTTCGAGCCGCAACTGCCGAGTTGAAGCCAGAGCCGAATAAAGTTCTCATCAGTGTCACGCCAACCTTTGCTGCGAAATGGCTGATTCCCAATCTTCCCGACTTCGCTACAGCACATCCGAACATCGATTTGCGGATCATGGCGACCGAAAAAGTTTCCAGCTTCCATAGTGACGGGATAGACCTTGCAGTGCGCCAAGGATCGCCGCCGTTTGGCGCATCACTGGACGTAACCCTTTTATTCAAGCAATCGCTAGTCGCGGTCGCCGCGCAAAAGCTTGCGGACAAGGGAGGCACTCCTCTTGATCCAGAAACCCTTGCCAAACAGCCGAAGGTCCATGACGCCCATGACCTATGGCCCAGCTATCTGGCGCATTTGGGCGTACAGGACCAGTCTGCTCGGCACCTTCGTCTGAGCCAGACGTCTCTTGCGGTAGATGCAGCTATCGCAGGGCAAGGAGTGGCCTTGGTAAGCCGGTTTCTGGTTGCTCATGACCTTGCAGCCGGACGTTTGGTCGAGGTTGGCGAAGCCTGGGCCCCAGACAGAAATGACTTCTATGTCCTCATGCCGCGAACCGCCAAAAACAATGCGCCGACGACCAACGTCTTGACGTGGCTCAAGTCGCGCTCCGCCAAAGATACCTGA
- a CDS encoding MFS transporter — MRTILSFAALFLSVILLQLSTGGVGPLDAISGAAMGFDNRQIGLLGSAHFFGFFIGCWWTPRLMGRVGHSRAFAVCTALGAMGLLAHTLTDDPYAWAAMRIASGLCVAGCYTVIEAWINAKVTNENRGRTSGLYRIADTSASLAAQLLIAVLPPAHYISYNLLAILCCATLLPLMMTRASQPEMPAAPRLRPRLAWRCSPLGVAGVIVSALSGASFRMVGPIYGQEVGLVIDQIAFFLAAFVLGGALAQYPVGWLADKFDRRWVLIWLSGVSMIACAVTLPASGGGTIAIMASAAFFGLTTVPIFSVSAAHANDFATSEERVELSAALMFFYATGAIAAPFIASALIEAFGPGALFVFIAVGHAGLIVFGLARMRSRATPTERTRYVYAPRTSFTIGKMLKRAREGRQ, encoded by the coding sequence ATGCGCACGATCCTCTCTTTTGCCGCCCTCTTTCTTTCCGTGATTTTGCTTCAGCTCTCGACCGGAGGTGTGGGGCCGCTGGATGCCATTTCCGGCGCTGCGATGGGGTTTGACAACCGCCAGATCGGCCTTCTGGGCTCGGCGCATTTCTTTGGCTTCTTTATCGGCTGCTGGTGGACCCCGCGCCTTATGGGTCGTGTCGGACATTCGCGCGCTTTTGCGGTTTGCACGGCACTTGGCGCGATGGGCCTCTTGGCGCATACGCTCACGGACGATCCCTACGCATGGGCCGCCATGCGCATCGCATCTGGCCTCTGTGTCGCGGGCTGCTACACGGTCATCGAGGCCTGGATCAACGCAAAGGTCACCAATGAGAACCGGGGCCGCACCTCCGGTCTCTATCGTATTGCCGACACCAGTGCGTCTCTGGCGGCGCAGCTGTTGATCGCGGTGCTGCCGCCTGCGCATTACATCTCGTATAACCTGCTGGCGATCCTGTGCTGCGCAACGCTGCTGCCGCTGATGATGACCCGCGCGAGCCAGCCCGAGATGCCCGCCGCCCCGCGCCTGAGACCCCGTCTGGCCTGGCGTTGTTCACCCCTCGGGGTGGCCGGCGTGATCGTCTCCGCCCTGAGTGGCGCCTCCTTCAGGATGGTTGGCCCGATCTACGGTCAGGAAGTCGGACTGGTGATCGACCAGATCGCCTTTTTCCTTGCCGCCTTCGTTCTGGGCGGCGCGCTCGCGCAGTACCCCGTGGGCTGGCTTGCGGATAAATTCGATCGTCGCTGGGTGCTCATCTGGCTCTCAGGCGTCTCGATGATTGCCTGCGCCGTGACCCTGCCTGCAAGCGGTGGCGGCACGATTGCCATCATGGCGTCGGCGGCTTTCTTCGGCCTGACGACAGTGCCGATCTTTTCTGTCTCTGCCGCGCATGCCAATGACTTTGCCACCTCCGAAGAGCGGGTGGAACTCTCAGCGGCCTTGATGTTCTTCTACGCCACGGGCGCGATTGCCGCACCCTTTATCGCCTCGGCCCTCATTGAGGCCTTCGGGCCAGGGGCGCTATTTGTCTTTATCGCAGTGGGGCATGCGGGGTTGATCGTCTTTGGCCTTGCAAGGATGCGCAGCCGCGCCACCCCAACCGAACGCACCCGCTACGTCTATGCGCCGCGCACGTCATTCACGATCGGCAAGATGCTGAAACGCGCCCGTGAGGGGCGGCAATGA